A genomic segment from Candidatus Korarchaeum cryptofilum OPF8 encodes:
- the gatE gene encoding Glu-tRNA(Gln) amidotransferase subunit GatE: MEDSFYRDVGLKVGLEIHQRLDSHKLFCNCPSILREEEPHSWISRNLSVSYSELGTIDPAARFESLRRRNFLYGIYFDTTCEVEIDEAPPHPLNEDALEISIQVALMLRMKPIDEIHVMRKIVVDGSNTTGFQRTALVALGHGESYIETSKGKVRLETLCLEEESAYIVESTPEFAKYRLDRLGIPLVEISTAPDIWHPEQAMEAALKIGRILRATGRVQRGIGTIRQDINVSIEGGARQEIKGIQELELIPEVIRREILRQQNLLKIQEELRKRGIDEKDVDDPIYDITDALSQTGSQLIKRSLTRGERIFGMRVKGFRGLIGKEIQPERRFGTELADYARVFGGVKGILHGDELPGYGIGDEEVKRIRDALSCDDDDSFILVIGERSSSTLALESVRSRIKFSIRGIPSETRRALPDGNTSFMRPMPGAARMYPETDILPVKTAPIINRIRELPKMPEETVSELIKEYGINSELAWDLYDEGKISLFKKLVSYGAPASFTAATLTSTMRMLRREGENIERITEDHLVELFRFLGDGMLAKEAVPEVLRGIARGDYSSVHDYLKSYSMSLDELDSLIDSTLERFRDKVLERGDRAFGMLMGEVMRVARGRIDGSIVSERLRIKLKEFLKT; this comes from the coding sequence TTGGAGGACAGCTTCTATAGGGATGTTGGATTGAAAGTAGGGCTGGAGATACATCAGAGGCTCGATTCTCATAAGCTATTCTGCAACTGCCCTTCGATACTGAGAGAGGAAGAGCCACATTCTTGGATAAGTAGGAACCTCAGCGTTTCTTACAGTGAGCTTGGAACGATAGATCCGGCGGCTAGATTCGAATCCTTGAGGAGGAGGAATTTCCTCTATGGGATATACTTCGACACGACATGCGAGGTGGAGATAGATGAAGCTCCACCTCATCCCTTGAATGAAGACGCCCTCGAAATCTCCATTCAAGTGGCTCTTATGCTGAGGATGAAGCCGATCGATGAGATACACGTGATGAGGAAGATAGTAGTCGATGGTAGCAATACTACCGGATTTCAGAGGACTGCTCTAGTCGCTTTAGGGCATGGAGAGAGCTATATAGAGACTTCAAAGGGGAAAGTGAGATTAGAAACGCTATGTCTCGAGGAAGAATCAGCTTACATCGTTGAGAGCACTCCTGAATTCGCTAAATACAGATTAGATAGGTTAGGAATACCCCTAGTCGAGATCTCCACTGCCCCAGATATATGGCATCCGGAGCAAGCTATGGAGGCAGCTTTGAAAATAGGGAGAATCCTCAGAGCAACTGGGAGAGTCCAGAGGGGTATTGGGACAATTAGGCAGGACATAAACGTCTCTATAGAGGGAGGAGCTAGGCAGGAGATAAAGGGGATACAGGAGCTCGAGCTCATACCCGAGGTGATCAGAAGGGAGATCTTAAGGCAACAGAATCTCTTGAAGATTCAGGAGGAATTGAGAAAACGCGGAATCGATGAGAAGGATGTGGATGATCCGATATATGATATAACGGATGCCCTCTCTCAGACAGGATCCCAGCTTATCAAGAGGTCCCTCACCAGGGGAGAGAGGATCTTCGGAATGAGAGTTAAAGGATTCAGGGGATTGATTGGTAAAGAGATACAACCAGAGAGGCGTTTTGGAACTGAGTTAGCTGACTATGCTAGGGTATTCGGTGGTGTTAAAGGGATACTGCACGGCGATGAGTTACCGGGTTATGGCATAGGGGATGAGGAGGTAAAGAGAATCAGGGATGCGCTTTCATGCGATGATGATGACTCCTTCATATTAGTTATAGGGGAAAGGTCCTCCTCTACGCTAGCTCTAGAGTCAGTTAGATCGAGGATCAAGTTCTCCATTAGAGGAATACCAAGCGAGACTAGGAGAGCTTTGCCTGATGGGAACACTTCCTTCATGAGGCCAATGCCCGGAGCAGCTAGGATGTATCCCGAGACAGATATACTCCCGGTTAAAACAGCTCCGATAATCAATAGGATAAGAGAACTTCCAAAGATGCCAGAAGAGACAGTAAGCGAACTAATTAAGGAATATGGAATTAACAGCGAGCTTGCTTGGGATTTATATGATGAGGGCAAGATATCGCTCTTCAAGAAGCTCGTGAGCTATGGGGCCCCAGCGAGCTTCACAGCGGCCACACTCACATCAACGATGAGGATGCTCAGAAGGGAGGGAGAGAATATTGAGAGGATCACTGAGGATCATCTGGTCGAGCTATTCAGATTTCTAGGGGATGGGATGCTTGCAAAGGAGGCTGTCCCTGAAGTACTTAGGGGGATCGCGAGGGGCGATTACTCAAGCGTCCATGATTACCTGAAATCTTATTCAATGAGCTTAGATGAGTTGGATTCTTTGATAGATTCTACACTCGAGAGATTCAGGGATAAAGTACTCGAGAGGGGCGATAGGGCCTTCGGAATGCTCATGGGGGAGGTCATGAGGGTAGCGAGAGGGAGGATAGATGGCTCTATTGTGAGCGAGAGACTGAGAATCAAGTTAAAAGAATTTCTCAAGACTTGA